In the Arachis ipaensis cultivar K30076 chromosome B10, Araip1.1, whole genome shotgun sequence genome, one interval contains:
- the LOC110268393 gene encoding uncharacterized protein LOC110268393 — protein MSIISWNYHGVAAPATVSELHSILYFEHVFHIEPRGLSGGLCLLWNEIYNINIYFWSDNHIKARIDDRKGKIWECNFIYGNPCFGRRKEQWRAITVNNNNKGEPQLFIGDFNDILSQEEKIGLHPKPQSQVREFRKFVDMNYLMDLDIKGGRFTWFGNPRNGFITRERIDRALVNWEWRVLYQQASLKALPAISSDHCPLVLDINQVQKIDKSFKFEAFWTDHEECEDIVRKGWEKEDVQGCAWKGITTRMENCKEELRKWSRRTIKRADKEIHKLKEELKKLQDSDLTQEKQEKTQQIKENIATLWKQEEKYWGQRARLKWLKWGDKNTSFFHATTIQRRGRNRIEKLRNEAGSWIEDRKEIMKHIEERFDALFTSSNNTNCESVIRNIPVRVTESMNRELISEVTEEEIRKAVFSMGSLKAPGPDGLNGLFYQKHWEIIKKEVCAVVNFFGMGSCRKRLAKP, from the exons ATGAGCATAATAAGCTGGAACTACCACGGGGTAGCGGCTCCCGCGACAGTTTCTGAACTGCACAGCAT attatATTTTGAGCATGTATTTCACATAGAACCCCGGGGGCTGTCCGGAGGGCTATGCCTTTTGTGGaatgaaatatataatattaatatttactTTTGGAGTGATAACCATATAAAAGCCCGTATTGATGATAGAAAAGGAAAAATATGGGAGTGCAATTTCATATACGGAAACCCATGTTTTGGAAGGAGAAAAGAGCAATGGAGAGCTATCACagtgaacaacaacaacaaagggGAACCACAACTATTCATTGGGGATTTCAATGACATTTTAAGCCAAGAAGAGAAAATAGGCCTACATCCAAAGCCACAAAGTCAGGTAAGGGAATTCAGGAAGTTTGTAGATATGAACTATCTTATGGACTTAGATATTAAAGGAGGAAGATTCACATGGTTCGGAAATCCGAGGAATGGATTTATCACAAGGGAGAGGATAGATAGGGCATTAGTTAATTGGGAATGGAGAGTCTTATATCAGCAGGCATCACTCAAAGCTTTGCCGGCTATTAGTTCTGATCATTGCCCATTAGTGTTGGACATAAATCAGGTTCAAAAGATAGATAAGAGCTTCaaatttgaggcattttggaCCGATCATGAGGAGTGCGAGGATATAGTAAGAAAGGGATGGGAAAAGGAAGACGTCCAAGGATGCGCCTGGAAAGGAATTACAACAAGAATGGAAAATTGCAAAGAGGAGCTTAGGAAGTGGAGCAGGAGGACAATAAAACGAGCAGACAAAGAAATTCACAAGCTGAAGGAGGAACTAAAGAAGCTACAAGATTCAGATTTAACACAAGAGAAGCAGGAGAAAACACAGCAGATAAAAGAGAATATAGCTACATTATGGAAACAGGAGGAAAAATATTGGGGGCAAAGAGCCAGGTTGAAATGGCTAAAATGGGGAGACAAGAACACATCTTTTTTTCATGCCACAACCATTCAAAGAAGAGGAAGGAACCGAATCGAAAAGCTTAGAAATGAGGCGGGCTCATGGATAGAGGATAGGAAAGAAATTATGAAGCACATCGAGGAACGATTTGACGCGCTGTTTACATCAAGCAACAACACGAATTGTGAATCAGTCATAAGAAATATTCCAGTAAGAGTCACGGAAAGCATGAATAGGGAGCTGATCTCAGAGGTCACAGAAGAGGAAATCCGAAAAGCAGTTTTTAGCATGGGCAGCCTCAAGGCTCCTGGACCAGATGGCCTGAATGGACTATTTTATCAAAAACACTGGGAGATAATCAAGAAGGAAGTATGTGCAGTAGTCAATTTTTTCGGAATGGGTTCTTGCCGGAAGAGATTAGCGAAACCATAG